A stretch of Flavobacterium sp. N1994 DNA encodes these proteins:
- a CDS encoding Crp/Fnr family transcriptional regulator codes for MYEELKYWYLRDHKLFWTLSMSQIKQLCIITGFKKAKKGDIIYFSSSDLPRVFLLKKGNIKIVSVDEEGNETVKDIIQKGDLFGELELDSDQNSNEYAKALTDDIIICSFLLSDFENLLLQNPSLALSYTKFVGLKMKRIKNNYANLMSKDAKTRLLTFLKDWADRDGKKEGNRVLLENYLTQTDIAQIICTSRQTATLLLNELEENGIMHYGRKEIIIEDISKL; via the coding sequence ATGTATGAAGAACTAAAATATTGGTATCTCCGTGATCACAAATTGTTTTGGACCTTGAGTATGTCTCAAATCAAGCAGTTGTGTATCATTACCGGATTTAAAAAAGCTAAAAAGGGCGATATCATTTATTTTTCTTCTTCCGATTTACCTCGTGTTTTTTTACTCAAAAAAGGAAATATCAAAATTGTTTCTGTGGATGAAGAAGGAAATGAAACCGTGAAGGATATCATTCAAAAAGGAGATTTGTTTGGCGAATTAGAATTAGATAGCGATCAAAACTCAAATGAATACGCTAAGGCACTTACCGATGATATCATCATTTGCAGTTTCCTACTTTCTGATTTTGAAAATTTACTATTGCAAAATCCAAGTTTAGCGTTGTCTTATACCAAATTCGTTGGACTCAAAATGAAACGCATTAAAAACAATTATGCCAATTTGATGTCTAAAGATGCTAAAACTCGTTTGCTAACGTTTCTGAAAGATTGGGCTGACCGTGACGGAAAGAAAGAAGGCAATAGAGTCCTTCTCGAAAATTACCTTACCCAAACCGATATTGCTCAAATCATTTGTACCTCCCGTCAAACGGCCACTTTATTACTAAATGAATTAGAAGAAAACGGAATCATGCACTACGGACGCAAAGAAATCATCATAGAAGATATTTCGAAGTTATAG
- a CDS encoding DM13 domain-containing protein, which yields MKKIFLLPILFIFASCQEEGPLTKDSQAEVITPTAVLKYSGTFVPTDGIVVSGKAKIYLENNQYKVQLDNFSISDGPDLKVYLSKAATPNQFVNLGNLTSQTVYLIPANVNVADYSHVLIHCQQYNHLFAIAALTSN from the coding sequence ATGAAAAAGATTTTTTTACTACCCATACTTTTCATTTTTGCCTCTTGTCAGGAAGAAGGACCTTTAACAAAAGACAGCCAAGCTGAAGTTATAACGCCAACAGCGGTATTGAAATACTCAGGCACTTTTGTACCAACTGACGGCATTGTTGTTTCAGGAAAAGCTAAGATTTATCTCGAAAACAATCAGTACAAAGTACAACTCGACAATTTTTCTATTTCGGACGGTCCTGATTTGAAAGTCTATTTGTCTAAAGCGGCTACTCCAAATCAATTTGTAAACCTTGGAAATTTAACTTCCCAAACGGTATATCTTATTCCAGCCAATGTAAATGTGGCCGACTATTCTCATGTATTAATCCATTGTCAGCAGTACAATCATTTGTTTGCTATTGCCGCATTAACATCAAATTAA
- a CDS encoding YHS domain-containing (seleno)protein: MKKLILVLFVTMISVQIQAQNQYLKNGVAIQGFDPVAYFESNKAIQGRSEINTEYKKAIYFFSSEKNRALFLKKPEKYVPQYGGYCAYGISEGHASPTDPQAFTIVDDKLYLNYNLKVKEMWSKDRAERIVKANENWKKLKK; encoded by the coding sequence ATGAAAAAATTAATTTTAGTCCTGTTCGTTACAATGATTTCAGTACAAATCCAAGCTCAAAATCAGTATTTAAAAAATGGAGTAGCCATTCAAGGATTTGATCCAGTAGCTTATTTTGAAAGCAACAAAGCCATCCAAGGCAGAAGCGAAATCAATACCGAATATAAGAAAGCCATTTATTTCTTTTCCTCTGAAAAAAACAGAGCCCTATTTCTAAAAAAACCAGAAAAATATGTACCGCAATATGGAGGGTATTGTGCCTACGGTATTTCCGAAGGTCATGCCTCCCCAACCGACCCACAAGCCTTTACCATTGTGGATGATAAATTATACCTGAATTACAATTTGAAAGTAAAAGAAATGTGGTCAAAAGACCGTGCAGAACGCATTGTCAAAGCCAACGAGAACTGGAAAAAATTAAAAAAATAA
- a CDS encoding YHS domain-containing (seleno)protein codes for MRKVFLVLFVSFTTIMVGQTAQKRIAEFNLDKKVALQGYDPVAYFTQKKAVKGKSTFTATNEGVIYNFSSQANKEAFVKSPASYEPQYGGWCAYAMGSTGEKVEVDPETFKITNGKLFLFYNAYFNNTLKSWNKDESNLNKKADANWKKIIN; via the coding sequence ATGAGAAAAGTATTTTTAGTATTGTTCGTTAGCTTTACAACAATAATGGTTGGGCAAACGGCTCAAAAAAGAATAGCAGAATTCAATCTTGATAAAAAAGTAGCCCTTCAAGGATATGATCCTGTGGCGTATTTTACCCAGAAAAAAGCGGTGAAAGGAAAGTCTACATTCACTGCAACAAATGAAGGAGTGATTTATAATTTTTCTTCTCAAGCTAATAAAGAAGCTTTTGTTAAATCCCCAGCAAGTTATGAGCCTCAATACGGAGGTTGGTGTGCTTATGCTATGGGTTCTACTGGAGAGAAAGTGGAAGTAGATCCTGAAACGTTTAAAATCACCAACGGGAAGCTATTTTTGTTTTACAATGCCTACTTCAATAATACTCTGAAATCATGGAATAAAGATGAGTCCAATCTTAATAAAAAAGCGGACGCTAACTGGAAAAAAATCATCAACTAA
- a CDS encoding DoxX family protein: MKKSIFIWIVKLIAVVILVQTLFFKFTGAEESVYIFTKLGIEPFGRIGSGVAELIASILILIPRTTLLGALIGAGTMLGAIFSHLFVLGIEVKNDGGELFTLAIITLLCCIILLFQNKNKIPDLLRFKI; this comes from the coding sequence ATGAAAAAATCAATATTCATTTGGATTGTAAAACTTATTGCAGTGGTAATCCTAGTTCAAACTTTATTTTTTAAATTTACGGGAGCCGAAGAGAGTGTTTATATTTTTACCAAATTAGGAATTGAACCTTTCGGAAGAATTGGTTCTGGAGTGGCAGAATTAATTGCTTCTATTTTAATTTTAATCCCAAGAACTACATTGCTTGGCGCATTAATTGGAGCAGGAACAATGCTTGGAGCTATTTTTTCACACTTGTTTGTGTTGGGTATAGAAGTGAAAAATGACGGTGGTGAATTGTTTACTTTGGCTATAATTACCTTGCTTTGTTGTATTATCTTACTTTTTCAAAACAAGAATAAAATACCTGATTTACTCCGATTCAAAATCTAA
- a CDS encoding DinB family protein has translation MLIASLHKTLNELVSLLKQLSKEDYTAPCSGLSNSSIGEHTRHIIEMFQCLENQYKSGIVNYDKRNRDYRIQTDTDFALQCFAEIKIQIEKENKTLMLQQMVDGEELRIESNYFRELLYNLEHCIHHQALIKVAVLQSQHLQVDENFGVARSTIEYRKQCAQ, from the coding sequence ATGCTCATAGCTTCTTTACATAAAACATTAAATGAATTGGTTTCGTTGTTAAAGCAACTTTCCAAAGAGGATTATACGGCTCCTTGTAGCGGATTGAGTAACTCAAGTATTGGTGAACATACTCGACATATTATTGAAATGTTTCAGTGCCTAGAAAATCAATATAAGAGTGGCATTGTGAATTATGATAAAAGAAATCGGGACTACCGAATTCAAACGGATACTGATTTCGCCCTGCAATGCTTTGCAGAAATAAAGATTCAAATAGAAAAAGAAAATAAAACATTGATGTTACAGCAAATGGTTGACGGAGAAGAATTGCGAATTGAAAGCAACTATTTCAGAGAGTTATTATACAATTTAGAACATTGTATTCATCATCAAGCTTTAATAAAAGTAGCGGTTTTGCAATCGCAACATTTACAGGTTGACGAAAATTTTGGTGTCGCCCGATCTACAATAGAATACAGAAAACAATGTGCACAGTAA
- a CDS encoding NRDE family protein: protein MCTVSFVNANGKIIITSNRDEKVLRPNAIEPKNYLINNKNIIFPKDKKAGGTWFAVNEKATVLVLLNGAEEKHVLKESYRKSRGLIVLELISGESVIQDWESIDLTAIEPFTLVLFENQKLYQLRWNEIEKSTIALATSQSHIWSSSTLYSKEIRAKRASWFAAFLDIKPAVNEEELFNFHRYTEPENTEHGLVINRNEMLKTLSITQAVVEKNKVELHYSDLIAERDFSNTFLSL, encoded by the coding sequence ATGTGCACAGTAAGTTTTGTCAATGCTAATGGCAAAATAATCATCACTTCCAATAGAGATGAAAAAGTGCTGAGACCTAATGCCATCGAACCCAAAAATTATCTCATCAACAACAAGAATATTATTTTTCCAAAAGATAAAAAAGCGGGCGGAACTTGGTTTGCTGTTAATGAAAAGGCTACGGTTTTAGTGCTTTTAAACGGGGCAGAGGAAAAGCATGTCCTAAAAGAAAGTTACCGAAAAAGTCGCGGCTTGATTGTCCTAGAACTCATCAGCGGTGAATCGGTGATTCAAGATTGGGAAAGTATTGATTTAACAGCTATTGAGCCTTTTACTTTAGTGCTTTTTGAAAATCAAAAACTCTATCAGTTGCGATGGAATGAAATCGAGAAAAGTACTATTGCATTAGCAACTTCTCAAAGTCATATTTGGTCTTCATCGACTTTGTATTCAAAGGAAATCAGAGCCAAAAGAGCTAGTTGGTTTGCTGCATTTTTAGATATAAAACCGGCAGTTAATGAAGAAGAACTGTTTAATTTTCATCGCTATACGGAACCGGAAAATACAGAACATGGATTAGTAATCAATAGAAATGAAATGCTAAAAACCTTAAGCATCACGCAAGCCGTTGTCGAAAAAAATAAAGTCGAACTTCATTACTCGGATTTGATTGCCGAACGGGATTTTTCCAATACCTTTCTATCACTTTAA
- a CDS encoding D-alanine--D-alanine ligase: MKLFFHKLFHWEYWPFQIVYIPIYFLWGYYALKARTIFFFNACNPSMENGGFVMDSKIKIYDLIPQKYYPKTRFVQEKIPFDEVLKILESSKINLPFIVKPDIGLRGSAVKKITNLDELRNYHHKANFDYLLQNLIPYPNEVGIFYVRFPNEKHGRITGIVAKEFLIVEGDGSSTIETLLKANPRYELQLKALEKEYGSQLKTVLTKGEKRNLVPYGNHARGAKFLDYSHLISPELTQVIDAMCLEITAFYFGRMDLMYNTWEELEEGKNFSIVELNGAASEPTHIYDPKHSLFFAWKELARHISYMFQISAENHKRGVPYLSHKVGMEQYRLHLEQSNKIVHF; encoded by the coding sequence TTGAAACTCTTCTTCCATAAATTGTTCCATTGGGAATATTGGCCTTTCCAAATAGTGTACATCCCTATTTATTTTTTGTGGGGGTATTATGCTTTGAAGGCACGCACCATTTTCTTTTTCAATGCTTGTAATCCAAGTATGGAAAACGGTGGTTTTGTCATGGATAGCAAGATAAAAATCTATGATTTGATTCCGCAAAAATACTATCCCAAAACAAGGTTTGTCCAAGAGAAAATTCCTTTTGATGAGGTTTTGAAAATCTTAGAATCTTCTAAAATTAATTTGCCATTCATAGTAAAACCGGATATTGGACTACGAGGTTCAGCAGTGAAAAAAATCACCAATTTGGACGAATTAAGAAACTATCACCATAAAGCCAATTTTGATTATTTGTTGCAGAATTTGATTCCCTATCCTAATGAAGTAGGTATTTTTTATGTCCGTTTCCCTAATGAAAAACACGGAAGAATTACTGGCATTGTTGCCAAAGAATTTCTTATCGTTGAAGGTGATGGTTCGTCTACCATAGAAACATTATTGAAAGCCAATCCAAGATACGAATTGCAATTAAAGGCACTCGAAAAAGAATACGGAAGCCAATTAAAAACCGTATTGACAAAAGGAGAAAAACGCAACTTAGTTCCTTATGGAAACCACGCTCGTGGCGCCAAATTTTTAGATTACTCCCATTTAATTTCACCTGAATTAACTCAGGTAATTGATGCTATGTGTCTTGAAATTACAGCCTTTTATTTTGGTCGTATGGACTTAATGTACAACACTTGGGAAGAGTTGGAAGAAGGGAAAAACTTCTCCATTGTTGAATTAAACGGAGCGGCTAGTGAACCTACCCACATTTATGACCCAAAACATTCGTTGTTTTTTGCTTGGAAAGAATTGGCAAGACACATCAGTTATATGTTTCAAATTAGTGCAGAAAATCATAAAAGGGGAGTCCCCTATTTGTCTCATAAAGTAGGGATGGAACAATACCGTTTGCATCTAGAACAATCCAACAAAATAGTCCATTTTTAA